The genomic DNA TGAAACATCCCGAACAACATGCTCATCGGCATCTTTCGGATATTCACGAAATTCTCAATCGTTCCGCAGTCATCACGCCTTCACAAAAAGAACTGGCTCTGAAAATCTTTGAAGCGATTGCCACAGCTGAAGCCTGCGTGCACGGTTCAAGCATTAATAAAGTCCACTTTCATGAAGTCGGAGCAATCGATTCGATTGTCGATATCATCGGAGCGGCAATCGGGTTTGATTTGCTCAAGGTCGATCAGGTGCATTGTAGTCCCATTCCGACCGGTTACGGATTGATTAATATCGATCACGGCATCTGCCCCGTGCCGGCTCCGGGAACGGCTGAAATCCTCAAAGGGATTCCACTTCAGGATGTACCCGTCGAAGCTGAGTTAACCACGCCGACGGGAGCGGCTATCGTCAAAGTGCTGGTCGATCGTTTTGGCCATCGACCTCCAATGACCATCGAGCAAATCGGCTACGGCTCCGGCACAAAAACTTTCCCGCAGCGCGCCAATCTGCTCAGACTGTTCGTGGGAGAATCGATCGAGACACCGAATCAGGAAACAGTCACTCTGCTCGAAACCAATCTGGATGACACAACAGCCGAGACGATTGGCTACTCCCGAGAACTTCTCGAAAAAGCCGGGGCTCTCGATGTTTATTCCACAGCCATTCAGATGAAAAAGAATCGGCCCGGCACCTTATTCAGCGTGCTCTGCAAACCATCGCAGTCGGACAAGATGAAAGCGATTCTCTTCGAACAAACTGGCACCCTGGGAATCCGCATCACACAACTCGAACGCAGCATACTGGCAAGGGAAGTGATAACAGTTGATACCATTTACGGCTCCATCCGGGGAAAACTGACCAACCCGGTCGGACGCACCGCCTGGTTTCAACCGGAATTTGAAGACTGCGCCCAGGCAGCAGCGAAACACGAAGTCCCACTGAGAGAAGTCTATCGAGCCGCTCAAGGCAATTTTGTAGAACCAACTTCGCAGCCGAAGACTCACAAGACGGACGTTCATCGCCACGATCACGATCACGATCACGATCACTGACAAATGTATAGTGCCCAGAGGCCAGAGTGTTTTGTCTTATTAATTAACAAGAGACGAGTGAATCCGAATCCAGCTTGTTACAGAACTCTATTCACTATTAACTAACGACTAGCGACTATCATGTTCACCGAACTCGAACTCACACTTGCTCTTGCGGCTGGGATCCTGCTGACCAGTGGGATGCTGATGTGGCGAGGGTCTGCCAGTCGGAATCGAATTGCGCGTCGAGATCCTCTCCGCGAAAACGAACGCGAACAGCAGAAGAAATCGAAATCTCCTGAAGGACTTCTGCACGAAATGGAAGTTCGTCTGTTCGATTACGGCCGCGAAGTCGAAGGCAGGGTCGAGACAACGCTCAATGTGCTCGATCGTTTGATCATTGATGCCGAGTCAGAAATTGATCGTCTGGAAGATTTGCTGAATCTCTCGCGAGCGGATCGCGTTCCCGAGAACAAAGCCGGATCACTCGATGAGAACTCACTGGCACGCATTACAGAACTACGGCAGGCAGGGCTGGCCGATGAAGAAATCGCCCGTTGCCTGCAATGCGATGTGAGTCTTGTTCGTAATTATCTGGATGATGGGAATCAGGATCGTCGAGCCGCTTAAGACATACAAGCACGAAGCGCAAGCGAGTGTGTCAAATGTACGTAATTAACACACTCGCTTGCGCTTCGTGCTTGTATGAAATCAATGTCGACGGTCTTGAGCTTCCAATACATATTTCACAGCCGATTCCAGCTGATTAGTATTGTTAAGGAACCGACGACTTGCTCCCTCTGTCCAGAATCGCTGACGATTTTTCTGAGTTGATTTCAGCTTTCGAGAGCACCATGCTTTAAATTGATGAGAAATTGTAAGTGGCTCATACCCAGGTGCAGTAACCACAACATGAACATGATTCGTTCTTACGCTCAATGCGAATAATTGCCATTTCCTGATTTCACAATGTCTTTGGATTGTTTGGCCAACTGTTTTTCGATCATCACCATTCAAAATGAATGGTGATTCCTTCATTTCTGAAACCGCCATCTCTCGGAATAGCTCATTCGGGTCGAGAAGTTCTCCAGAATGCCAAGAGCCTCGCTCATCACCCGGTAACCAAGTCCCGTATGTTGTCCACGTGATAAAACATGCGATTGGATCATCGTGCTTGTATGCCGATTACCCCTTCAACGCTTCCAGTACTTTCTCTCCCATTTCCACAGTTCCGAGAGACTTGCCGCCAGCGGCGATGTCGGCTGTGCGATGTCCTGCGTTCAGGACCGATTCCACAGCCGCTTCAATGCGGTCGGCTTCTTCGATCAGGTTGAGGGAGTGCCTGAGCATCATGGCGGCTGCGAGAATGGTGGCGAGTGGGTTGGCGATGCCCTTGCCTGCGATGTCAGGAGCAGAGCCGTGAATTGGTTCGTAAAGACCGGGGCCATCTTCTCCGAGGGAAGCCGAAGGAAGTAAACCAAGGGAGCCGGGGAGCATCGAGCCTTCATCGGTCAGAATGTCACCGAACAGGTTGCCCGTCACAACGACATCGAAATCGCGTGGGCGGGAAATGAGATGCATGGCCATCGCATCGACGAGGACGACATCGTATTTCAGATCTGAGAAATCTTTTTTGACGACGTTTTCCGCTGTTTTTCGCCACAATCGAGACACTTCGAGGACGTTGGCTTTGTCGACCGAGGTGAGATGTTTATTGCGAGTTTGCGCGGCTTTGGCAGCGACTCGAACAACGCGTTCAATTTCCGAAGTGCGATACGTCATTTCGTTGGTGGCGACGGTTTCGCCGTTTTCTTCCCACGACCGCGAATCTCCGAAGTAGATCCCACCGGTCAGTTCGCGAACGAAAAGAATGTCGACCCCTTCAATGATATGCTTTTTCAGCGGCGAAGCATCAATTAGGGCTGCGTAAGGTTTGATCGGACGAAGATTGGCGAACAGGCCGAGTTCTTTGCGGATTTTGAGCAGGCCGACTTCCGGACGGGTTTTCGCGTTGGGATCATCCCATTTGGGGCCGCCAACCGCTCCGAGCAGAATGCCATCGGCATTGCGGCACGGTTCCAATGTTTTTTCGGGGAGAGGGTCGCCATAAGCATCGATGGCGCAGCCGCCGATTTCGCCGGTGGTGATGTCAAATTCGTGTCCATGTTCGCTGGCGATAAATTTGAGGACCTTTTCCGCCTCGGCTACGATTTCAGGGCCAATTCCATCTCCAGGTAACAGAACCAGATTTGCACGCATCGAATTGCTTTCTTAATGAACTTGCACCTGTAGGGTGCGTCCTGACGCACCGAATGGTAGCGGTGAATAAATATTGATGATCGGCGATATCAGTAGGGATGATTCCTATCTGTCATCGTTGGTTTCGAAAGTTCCAAAATAATCAGACTCGATCCGTATCAGATCGACCTCTGCAGCACGGTGCGTCAAGACGCACCCTACTATTCCAACTATCGCTAAATGTCGTGTACGTTCAGAATTCTGGAGCAGGCAAACTACCTGCGGAATATCGATTTGAGGGCGACATTTAAAGCTCGAAAGAGCACTACCAAGTTCAAGTCCTGAAGTTTTTCCAACAGTACAACCGGACTTAACAGAGTTCCAAGCATAGCCGTCACATTCGGAACTGCAAGCGATGAAAAGTGATCAAATGGCTAAACCTGCTCCACTGAAACCAGAATCTCTGCCGATACTTTTCTTGCCGACCTGCTAAATTGATGCAGGTCTTCTTCCTCAAGTCTGGAAACATATTGCAGATATGATTCGCTCCGCATTTTTTTCAATTGGAATGTTTGTCGTGCTCTGCGGAGGCACGTTTTTGATGGTGGATCGAGTTGTCTTCAACGAAGGCTACGATCAACCGGCTCAGGTTCCTGTCCTGAGCGAATTCATGACCGCCAATGCCAATCAGCAATATGAACTGGCTCCACCCGAATGGATGCCCTTCTCGTTATTGGCCCTCGGTTCGGTAACAATGCTTTACTCGATTGCTCTGCCCAGAAAACAGGTCTGAATTCCAGCCCTGATCATTATAGATGACAATAGCCTCCTCAATTTGTGGAGGCTTTTGTTCGTTTCAGGGCTCTCTCGTGTTTGCATTTCGTGCTTAAATGGGATTTGGATAGAAATTCCCCTGGAATGTCATATCATAAGAACAGTGTCAAATAGCAACTGAGTTCTTATCGATAGAAGTAAACGTCATGTCAACTGGTGATGATGATCTGTTTCGTCCCGAAGGGGAGCAGCCTCGCGAAAAACAATCGAGTGGCTGCGGTCTCCGTTTCGTTCTGATTATGTTAGCTGTGGCTGGCGGCATGACGATGCTTTGCTGCTGCGGAATCGGGATCTCGCTGTACTCCATGGCTCCCACTTTCGAGAACAATCCTGTCACCGCCAAGGCAAATCTCGATGAGTTGATCGATATCGAACTGCCAGAGACTTACAAACCAGAAGCCGCCATCAATATGGATGTATTTTCTTTCGTGAAAGTGAGAGGATCTTTCATGGAGATTGATGACAATGGCGGTGTGCTGATTGTGGCAGGACTGAGTGGCCAATTGGCACAGAATCAGGATTTTTTCGATAAGATAAGCGAAGAAATCAAAAAAGAAGCGAATGACTCTGAAATGGAAGTCCTGAGCACTGAAGTCAAGGAATTTGAAATCGGTGGGAAACCAGTGGAATTTACTTTTCTGCATGGTCGCGTGAAAGCCGAAGAGGGTATGGCTGAAGTTATTGAAGATGAGATCGTTGTTGAAAATGAGAATATTGAGAATATTGAGAATATTGAGAATATTGAGAATATTGAGAATATTGAGGTTATTGCACCTGAAGAAGGAACGATACCAGCCGAGGAAGGAACTGAGGTTGCAGTGCCTGCTGATGAGAACGAGGAGGCTCAGCCAGCCAATAAGAAACGTGAAGTCCGTCAGGTCCGCGCGATCCTGCCTGGCAAAGGAGGCAGCAAAGTTTTCTTTCTGCTGATCGTTGATGAGAAAAAGTGGAATGAAGAAGAAGTCGTCAAGATGATCGAATCCATCAAGGTCCCCGAGCAGTAGTCACTTTTCTAAATCTCGTAGAATCCTGTAGAACATCTCTTGCGATTCCGTTTCCATAGATATTCCAGCCTTGCTTCTCTGCAAGACTGAAACATCCTAATCAAAACGGAGTCTCGGCTATGCGATCTCTTATTCTCATTGGAATTGCTCAATTCATTTTCGCTTCCGACATTCAAGCACAACCCCCGGAACGGGAAGGGGGGCGTCTCGAGCGGCAGGCTCACGAACTGTTTCGTCGCATCGATCAAAATCGGGATCATTTGATTACTCCCGATGAGTCTCCCAAATGGCTGATACGCCGCTTTGCCATCATCGATCTGGACAAGGATCGTGCGATCGATTTTCCTGAATTCTTCTACATGTTCCAACGTCATCAGGAAGAAGAAAATGGTGGAGGAAGCGAGAGCGAAACGCCCGTCAGTGAAAATCCTGGACGTCCTGCTGGTGAGCCGCCTGTAGCAGAAGAGCCTGATCATGAATGCGAGCAGAATCCCAGAACACCTGTCCCAGTTATTTAAGTGGGAAGCCCCTGTTGAGAAAATCTCCTGCAGACCGAACGTTTTCTCATCATGATTCAGCAGCGATTCATGATGTTCTGAAAGCGTGTGACAAATTCGGTCTCGCACTGCGGCCTCGAATCCTGGCTTCGGCCTGAATTTGGGGTCGCTTTTTGCGTTGATAATTCATCGTGCAACCGACATCTGAAGATGTTCATGCACGGTAACGGAACTGGAGTCCTCAGAAGAAAGGAGTCCTCTGGGGACTCACTTGTTCCGATCTTTCAAAATTAAAATGACTCCGAAAATGTTATTTTACAGAAGCCACAAATTCTGGCTTCGATTCTGTTTCCGTTTCAGATCGATCGGTCCGTTTCCAGGTTGCTGACTGTGATTGTGAAAGCCATTTCCAGAAGCCGCTTGCCAGAGCCGCGTTCATATTCACGAACATCCAGAGTACGCGTGACAGTTTTCCCAGTGGTCCGGGAAGAATGGACATCGCTCCGCATAAAGCTGCCAGATAGAAACCTGACTGAAGCAATAACAAGGCCTGATACGGCGGCGTGACCGCCAGAAACCAGTTGCTGACTAACGCGACCAGCATTGCAGCCGGGCAAATCCAGCGGAGAACTTTGTGCGACCAGAATGCCCAACTGACCAGGCCATAATGGGGAAGTAAAAGTGAACTCAACCAGGCCAGCGATTGAAAGCCACCTGCTCCAATACGGGAACGTCTTTTGAATTCGTCGCTGATCGTTGGTGCGGTTTCTTCGCGGGCGATTGCGTTCGGCTCATAAAGAAAACGAGAGCCCTGCTGATGGATTCGCATGCCGATCAGGAAATCATCGATAATGGTTTGAGGGGGAATCGGTTGATAGAGATTCTTACGGATTCCGTAAATGGCTCCATTAGCGCCCAGTAATGCCCCAAGTTGGCCTTCCCATTCTTTGAGCTGGTTTTCGTATCGCCAGTAGAGGCCATCACAATTTGTCCCGCCGTCTGCATCCGTCAGAATGAGACGTCCGCAAACTCCGCCGACACTGTTTTTGGTGAAATGTCGCACGAGTTGTTTCGCTGCATCTTTGTCCCAGAAGGTATTGGCATCGGAAAAGAGTAAAATTTCTCCGGTTGCTGCTGCAAAACAGTCATTCAATACTGAGGCTTTGCCACGACGCACTGGAAACTGCAGTAAACGAATGCGGTCATCGGGAATGGAAGCGACAATCTCCCCAGTTGCATCAAGATCTCCATCGACGCCGATCAGAATTTCGATGCGATCAGCCGGGTAGTCGAGCATTAAAGCATTGTGCAATCGCTGCAGAATGACATTCTCTTCACAATAGGCGGCAATAATCAGAGAGATTCGCGGCCAACTTTCGACGGGAATTTCGCAAGTTTCTGGTGCCGATGTTTGGGGGTTTTGCAGCCGTACTGCGACAGCCAACATCATCGGATAAATGAGATAACTGTAAAGGATTAACCCAACGCAAAGCCAGAATCCGACTTGTAATGTCAGCATCTGAAGCCCCCTTCACTCTGTTTATACACACCCTGCGTGCATGATTTCCAAGAACAAACTAATTCTGCAGACATGATCTCCAGGGAGAAGGAATGCAAGCCATATCACTATGTGAAGGGTAGTTCAGCTTGGAAGCCTGTGCGTGAATCAAAATGTCTTTTCTCTGCAGAATCAGGCGTTGCCTGTGCGGTGCTTTGGTGTTTGCTGGACGATGTAATCCCGATTGGCTGGGAAGTCATTATCAGCGTTCACGTTGGCTTTCATGCCGACTGTCCACATGTAGTCGGAGGCGAGGTCTGCCGGAGCAAATTCTTGAAATTCTGGCGACAGTTCCTGCTTGCCGTTCGTAATTTCCTGTAACACCCGCTCATCGACCCGCGTTTTTTCAATCAGGCTCAAATAGCCTGCTTCGCGGAAAATTTGTGAATATTGACTGCAACGCAGTCGATTGTGATACGCCAGGCCAGAGCCGTGCGGCTTCCATTTGTTCTCGGAAAATTTCAGAAAATTGCCGGTGCTTACCCGGGAATCATCGTTGGCGTAATGGTCTCCAGGGTTGAATCGATGCACAGCCAATCCACCCGGATTCAAAATCCGCCAACTTTCTTTGGCGATATTTTTCAGGATCTCTTCCGGAATATGTTCGAGCACATTGGAACTGACCACAAAATCAAAAGATTGTGGTGGATGAGGAGTATTGGTTGCGTCACCCGGGTAAACGTATCGACAGTTCATCGTTTCCAGTAATTGGGACAGGGATTTTGCCTGAAGATTGATTTTCCGGTAGCGGCTCCAGACTTCATCTTTGTCGAGCTGTAAAGACTCACACAGCCATTCGAGATGAGGTTCCGCAGCTGCGATGGCCTTTCGGGCGGAATCCAGCGACAACCAGGGGTTCACATCGACTGTCTCAATCTGTTCGGCTCCTGCCAGATAAAATGCGAGCGGTGTATAGGGATGCCAGCCTGTCCCCACCTCGTAACAGGAAGTGCCGTTAATCTGCTGACCGGTTTCCCGAATCAGTTCAATCAGCTCTATCGCCCGTGTGAAATCGCGACGTGGCTGAGGACGTGTTGTGCCCAGAATTCTTTGAATTGTTAAATAGGCTGATTTTCCACCGGGCATCACGCTCAATTGTCGAAGAATGAATGATTTCAACTGCCAACGCATCAATTCTGCTCCGCAAATAACTCGGATTTCTTGTAACTCAGTTCCAATCGTGGTGAGGAATCCGCATGATTAATCACGAAGCCCCGTGAATATCTTAAACATAGGTTGACCAGATGGGAGCATCCACTAACTCTTCAAAAAGGAAAACAAGAGTTCGTGCATGAAAGTCGCAACGTGAGGAATGCAAGGGCTTTGTGGATTATTCCGCACACTGGAGGCAGATCAATAAACAGGAAATCCCACTGATATTCCCATCAACACTCTTGAATGATTTTACCTTTTCCTGCCAATTTTTTGACAAAAACGATTGACTCATTCATTCTCTATCGGAACAATACATTGGAACTGAGACTCAGTCTCATTAAGAGATGCCACATTCAGTTCACAACTGACCCCATAGCCCACCCCAATTTTGAATTTCCAATTTGAGGTAAAGCCCGTGTCCGATCAGCAAATCCTTTGTCGATGCCTCGGAATTCCCCGCAAAACGGTGGAACAGGCGATTGATATCTTTTCAGCCGAGACGATTGAAGAAGTTGCCCGCATGACAGAAGCGGGAACGGGGTGCATGTGCTGCCGCTGTAAAATTAAAGATCTGATTCAGGAACGCAAAGCGATGGCTAAACAGTTAGAGCTGGCTTAGAGCATTTCGCTCAGCCAATTGCTGTCGCAGAAACGCTTAAATTACTGGTTTGGATTTGTTCTCCCGCAGATCGCCGCGATTGAATGATAAAATTCTCTACGGATTTGCCGTCGTCTGAGCAAAATTCTCCACATGTTCCCGGTTACATGCCTGGATGAGCATCTCTCCCCAAATAAATTTCGATTTTATCGAAATTTGCTAAACTTCTGTGTGTGAAACAATTTGGAGCAAATGTCGCATGCAAAAAATGTCGAGATAATTAGAGGTAACTCTTACAAAAGGTATCGGTAGTCTTGCCAGAATTTCAGAATGCTGATATCACTACGTCAGTATGACACCCGGAGACAGCATTCACCTCCGGCATCAGATACCTATCGATGGGCAAGGAGGCCGCGGTGAGTTTCAGTCATCTTAGTGATCCAAAATCTTCTCTACAGATTCGTTGGTTGATTCGTCGGGACATGCCCGAAGTACTGGCTATTGAGCAAGAGAGTTTTGAGTACGCTTGGACCGAAGAAGAGTTTTTGTGCATTCTGCGTCAACGCAACTGCATCGGCATGGTAGCCGAGGTCGATCATGAAATCGTTGGTTTCATGATTTACGAACTGCACAAATCCAATCTACATGTCCTTAATTTTGCTGTTGGCAAACAGTATGCTCGCAAAGGCATCGGCACGAAAATGGTCGAGCGCCTGGTCGACAAGCTTTCGCTGCAACGCCGTCGCGAAATCCTGCTTGAAGTTCGTGAGCGAAATCTCTCCGCTCAACTGTTCTTCAAAAAACAGGATTTCATGGCCGTCACGGTATTGCGGAAGCATTACGACGACACCAGCGAAGATGCCTACATCATGCGATACCGACTGGAAGAAGAGGCCAACATCCTCAAGCTGCCGGTCTCGAATCGTATTTCCAACTACTACGATGCCGACGCGGCTTAATCCTGTCGGAGATAGTAATTGATCAAACACAAAACGATCCTTCGGCAATTCATTGAAGGATCGTTTTTGTTCGTCATCGGCGAGCCGAGTCAGCAATGACTCGAGTCGGTCGGATTACCAATTACTCTTCCGGTTTTGGCAATGGGTAACGATAGGCAATCGGTGAAAGTCGAGTCGGATCTGGTCGCCAGCTTTTTGTGAAGGCTGCGACGCGGCCGGTTGGATTTCGTTGAGCCTCAGGTGTAGCTGCATCGATTCCGGTGACGACGATCAATCCCGCAGGTGGAGATTGTTGCATCATTTCTTCGAGTTCCGCATCGGTCAGACCGAAGCTGTCAGCCTGGGCATCCGCGACCGATTTGACGCGAATCGAATAGGATTCATCGTCCAGTTTGCAACTGATAAACTGCAGGTTTTCCTCTGGTTTCTCTTCACACTGATATCCCTGTGAAATCAAATACTTCCGGCTGACTTCAAACGCCTGCTTCTGCTGGCTCTGAGAATCGACCACTTCAGGCAGTGGCATTGGTGCTTGCGGGATTTCGGCTGAGGTTCTTGCGCCTTGTATATTCTGCATCAATTCCTGAAGAGAAGCAGGGACTTCGATGTGATTATCCTGATTTTCGGTGTTCACTTTTTGAGTTCGCATCAACGCTTCCTCGGCTTCGTCCATTCGGTCCAGACGAGCCAGAGCAATTGTTCGCATCAGGTTCACTTCGGGATCCTGATTTTCAACTTCGAGGGAACGATCGATCAGTTCGAGGGCTTCTTCCACACGATCTGTACGCAGGTAAAATCCTGAGAGGCGATAGAGTAAAGGGACCATGCCGGGAGAAATTTTTAAACCAACTTCCCAGTTCTGGGCGGCCATTTCTTGCTCCCCATTTTGGGAGTATGCGTTGCCACGTGTCAAAAACAGATCCGCAAATTCACTGCTGATTCGGCTGACTTCGAGTGCTTTGTTTCCATCAGCCAAAGCAGCCTCGAAATTGCCGAGCATGTCGTAGCATTCGGCTCGACGGATGTAAGCAAAGTTGTATTCGGGATCAATTTCAATCGTCCGATCAAAATAAGGCAGAGCTTTTTCCGGCTGATCCATATCCAGATAGGCGACTCCCTGTTCGTAGAGGACTTCCCATAAAAACGGATAGTCAGGATGCTTTTCGAGCACTTCCTCACGCAGTTTGATTGCTCGTTCGTAATCGCCTTCCTGGTAGGCGATCAATGCTTTGTGACGTCCCACCATGGGGTTATCTTCACCATTGGTGCAGCCGGAAATTCCCAGCGCAGCCATTGTAATGACCAGAGTCGTCCATTTTTCCAACATCACAATCGTCCTCTATTCCGTACTGGAAAAGGCTTTCACTTCAGTATTATTTTGATGAACCGCCAAGACGCCAAGGAATAGAGAGTTTGATCTCTGATTTCATTTTTTGCTGAACCTGGCGTCTTGGCGATTATATTCAGTTTCTTAATGACCCGCTGTTTCGTAACCTTGCTTTTTCAGATCGCGAATTGTTTTCTGAGAGGTTTCCGGGTCTCGGTCCGAGAGTACTCCCTGATGATAATCAGCCGGCAATGGAGACTTCGTATTGTGTTTGCGAGATGTCTCGGTCAGCGAATCCTGATTTTCAAGTGAACTCATACCAAAGGATGTTCTGCAGAAATATTCGAGGACATGCTTGAATTTGATCGGATCGAGAAATGTGACATAGCCGAACATCATGCAGAAGCCGAAGGTCCACATCCCCATGAAGAGACCGATTCCGAAATGCATCCCTGCTCCCATGAGCAGAATGATCGGACGCGCTAATGGTCGCCAGATGAGAAATGCAAAGGACAATTCCCAGGCGACGGTCGTGTGCGTAATCATTTCTGTAATGGGTTGGAAATATGCCAACCAGGTTAAATCGAACGATTGATATTCCGCATTGGCAAAGCCGCGCCACATGGCTGAGCCATCCCACCAGGTATCGCCGAATAACTTACCCATTCCCGCTGCCAGATAGATGACACAATAATGTAACTGCGTCATCCGTGTGGCGATATTCGTGGCCAGTGTCGGTTGAACGATTGGAAGAACTCCATCAGGCGAGCGACGTTTTTTCAACCAGCGATCGACAGAGAGGTAAGTGCCACTCGGTGCAATGCAGAGATATAATGTCAGGATGGCGTTGATCTGATCGAGCCCATAATTGGCATAACGTGCGCGGTAGGCATACGAGATCACCACAATTAGTGACAAGATCGAAGTCACTCGCGTGTACAGGCCAATCATGAAGCAGAAAGTGATTGCCAGGCTGAGGTAATGGACCGGATAGACCCAGGCTTCGGGCACCCAATACCAGAACGACATCGCAAACGGACCTTCATTCGTGAGGAGATTTTTGTTAATCATCTCCATCGAATTGAAGCCATCGACATTAAAGAACGCCTCCAGCCGCATTCCCCAGATGAGTGTTGTATAAAACACCATCCAGCCAACGAGAATGCGCAAGACGGACATTGAGAAGGGGTCGCGCGGTGTAAACCAGAATTGATTCCAATTCTCGCTTACTTGGCCGATGTAGTTGCGACATTCTCTTTCGAGGATTTGGACAGTTCGTCCCATGTGAATGTTCCCAGCGGTGTAACCTCATAGAGATCTTCGTCGTACAGGCTCCCTCCTGCCATAATCCGTTCCCTCAAAGCCAGTTCGTGCCACTCCAGTAACAGAGTAATCCGTTCGGCTCCTGCATCACGACAGAGCTGCCGTGCAAAATCGCGTATCATGATCTCGCGTAGCTCACCATTCATTTGTCCCAAATTTTCCGAGAGCATGAAGTAGCGGTGATATAACAGGCGAGGACTGATTTGCTTATTAGGAAATTTCCCACGCTCCAGTTCGCCATTCTCATATTCAAGAACGTAGCGAATCGAATTCGAACCTTCAGGATTCGGAGCGAAGAAGTGGAAGCCATTGTTCTGATAAAGAACCTGCACATATGGAGCAAGTGTTCTCCACAACCCGCGTTCAACACTCGAAGAGGGTGAAACCGAAACCGGAGCAGCAATGATGGCCAGCAGATGAACGATAATCCAAATATTCAACACCGCGAAACCAACTTTTGGCCACAATCCTTTCGGACGATAGACCTCTGGTTGTCTGTCGGCTGACTGTTTAGTTGTCATGTTGCTGTTCATGCTCAAATCCTGCCGATCAAATCGGCGAAACTCATCATTGCCTGAGATCCCATTTGCTCAAATCTATTTCAAAGTATTCCATTGCTTTGATGGGAGTGTCAAATATTTTCAAATGTCAAAATGTCACACTTGCACAAAACAGGCGCTCTAAATAAAAGATTCGGAGAAAAGGCGT from Rubinisphaera italica includes the following:
- the larC gene encoding nickel pincer cofactor biosynthesis protein LarC, with amino-acid sequence MRTAYLECQMGISGDMTLGALIDAGVDADEIRAGIDSLKLDGVELHVEKVIKGGFAATAVTVKHPEQHAHRHLSDIHEILNRSAVITPSQKELALKIFEAIATAEACVHGSSINKVHFHEVGAIDSIVDIIGAAIGFDLLKVDQVHCSPIPTGYGLINIDHGICPVPAPGTAEILKGIPLQDVPVEAELTTPTGAAIVKVLVDRFGHRPPMTIEQIGYGSGTKTFPQRANLLRLFVGESIETPNQETVTLLETNLDDTTAETIGYSRELLEKAGALDVYSTAIQMKKNRPGTLFSVLCKPSQSDKMKAILFEQTGTLGIRITQLERSILAREVITVDTIYGSIRGKLTNPVGRTAWFQPEFEDCAQAAAKHEVPLREVYRAAQGNFVEPTSQPKTHKTDVHRHDHDHDHDH
- a CDS encoding transposase; protein product: MAVSEMKESPFILNGDDRKTVGQTIQRHCEIRKWQLFALSVRTNHVHVVVTAPGYEPLTISHQFKAWCSRKLKSTQKNRQRFWTEGASRRFLNNTNQLESAVKYVLEAQDRRH
- the leuB gene encoding 3-isopropylmalate dehydrogenase, which gives rise to MRANLVLLPGDGIGPEIVAEAEKVLKFIASEHGHEFDITTGEIGGCAIDAYGDPLPEKTLEPCRNADGILLGAVGGPKWDDPNAKTRPEVGLLKIRKELGLFANLRPIKPYAALIDASPLKKHIIEGVDILFVRELTGGIYFGDSRSWEENGETVATNEMTYRTSEIERVVRVAAKAAQTRNKHLTSVDKANVLEVSRLWRKTAENVVKKDFSDLKYDVVLVDAMAMHLISRPRDFDVVVTGNLFGDILTDEGSMLPGSLGLLPSASLGEDGPGLYEPIHGSAPDIAGKGIANPLATILAAAMMLRHSLNLIEEADRIEAAVESVLNAGHRTADIAAGGKSLGTVEMGEKVLEALKG
- a CDS encoding EF-hand domain-containing protein, translated to MRSLILIGIAQFIFASDIQAQPPEREGGRLERQAHELFRRIDQNRDHLITPDESPKWLIRRFAIIDLDKDRAIDFPEFFYMFQRHQEEENGGGSESETPVSENPGRPAGEPPVAEEPDHECEQNPRTPVPVI
- a CDS encoding glycosyltransferase family 2 protein, which codes for MLTLQVGFWLCVGLILYSYLIYPMMLAVAVRLQNPQTSAPETCEIPVESWPRISLIIAAYCEENVILQRLHNALMLDYPADRIEILIGVDGDLDATGEIVASIPDDRIRLLQFPVRRGKASVLNDCFAAATGEILLFSDANTFWDKDAAKQLVRHFTKNSVGGVCGRLILTDADGGTNCDGLYWRYENQLKEWEGQLGALLGANGAIYGIRKNLYQPIPPQTIIDDFLIGMRIHQQGSRFLYEPNAIAREETAPTISDEFKRRSRIGAGGFQSLAWLSSLLLPHYGLVSWAFWSHKVLRWICPAAMLVALVSNWFLAVTPPYQALLLLQSGFYLAALCGAMSILPGPLGKLSRVLWMFVNMNAALASGFWKWLSQSQSATWKRTDRSETETESKPEFVASVK
- a CDS encoding class I SAM-dependent methyltransferase, which encodes MRWQLKSFILRQLSVMPGGKSAYLTIQRILGTTRPQPRRDFTRAIELIELIRETGQQINGTSCYEVGTGWHPYTPLAFYLAGAEQIETVDVNPWLSLDSARKAIAAAEPHLEWLCESLQLDKDEVWSRYRKINLQAKSLSQLLETMNCRYVYPGDATNTPHPPQSFDFVVSSNVLEHIPEEILKNIAKESWRILNPGGLAVHRFNPGDHYANDDSRVSTGNFLKFSENKWKPHGSGLAYHNRLRCSQYSQIFREAGYLSLIEKTRVDERVLQEITNGKQELSPEFQEFAPADLASDYMWTVGMKANVNADNDFPANRDYIVQQTPKHRTGNA
- a CDS encoding (2Fe-2S)-binding protein, coding for MSDQQILCRCLGIPRKTVEQAIDIFSAETIEEVARMTEAGTGCMCCRCKIKDLIQERKAMAKQLELA
- the rimI gene encoding ribosomal protein S18-alanine N-acetyltransferase, encoding MSFSHLSDPKSSLQIRWLIRRDMPEVLAIEQESFEYAWTEEEFLCILRQRNCIGMVAEVDHEIVGFMIYELHKSNLHVLNFAVGKQYARKGIGTKMVERLVDKLSLQRRREILLEVRERNLSAQLFFKKQDFMAVTVLRKHYDDTSEDAYIMRYRLEEEANILKLPVSNRISNYYDADAA